The following coding sequences lie in one Sinorhizobium fredii USDA 257 genomic window:
- a CDS encoding SHOCT domain-containing protein, which produces MLVVANQRSLSRISGLILAGMLAGCNSTADLATYPSVYGQKPAAMQQMTDAEAVNMQGQLTALAAQRKSGVISEAEYQRRLKELQLLAEQHGVEAQKQIEN; this is translated from the coding sequence ATGCTCGTCGTCGCAAACCAGCGTTCGCTTTCCCGGATTTCCGGGTTGATTCTCGCAGGCATGCTTGCCGGATGCAATTCGACGGCCGATCTCGCCACCTATCCTTCGGTCTACGGGCAGAAGCCTGCCGCCATGCAGCAGATGACCGACGCAGAGGCGGTGAACATGCAGGGGCAACTGACGGCGCTTGCCGCGCAGCGTAAATCCGGCGTCATCTCCGAAGCGGAGTATCAGCGCCGTCTGAAGGAATTGCAGTTGCTCGCCGAACAGCATGGGGTCGAAGCGCAAAAACAGATCGAGAATTAG
- a CDS encoding LL-diaminopimelate aminotransferase — translation MEEFHKVRRLPPYVFEQVNRLKASARAAGADIIDLGMGNPDLPTPQSIVDKLCEVVQDPRTHRYSSSKGIPGLRRAQAAYYARRFGVKLNPETQVVATLGSKEGFANMAQAITAPGDVVLCPNPTYPIHAFGFLMAGGVIRSISVEPDESFFPPLERAVKHSIPKPLALILNYPSNPTAQVATLDFYKDVIAFAKKHDIIVLSDLAYSEIYFDDVPPPSVLEVPGAIDVTVEFTSMSKTFSMPGWRMGFAVGNERLIAALTRVKSYLDYGAFTPIQVAATQALNGDGSDIAEVRNIYKRRRDVMVDSFGKAGFEVPPPPATMFAWAKIPEKFRHLGSLEFSKLLVEKADVAVAPGIGFGEQGDDYVRLALVENEHRIRQAARNIKRFLSTADETMHNVVSLNAHR, via the coding sequence ATGGAAGAGTTTCATAAAGTCCGGCGTTTGCCGCCCTATGTTTTCGAACAGGTCAACCGTTTGAAAGCAAGCGCGCGAGCCGCCGGTGCTGACATCATCGACCTCGGCATGGGCAATCCGGATCTTCCCACTCCGCAGTCGATCGTCGACAAGCTCTGCGAAGTCGTCCAGGACCCGCGCACCCATCGTTATTCTTCCTCGAAGGGCATTCCGGGGCTGCGCCGCGCCCAGGCCGCCTATTATGCCCGCCGCTTCGGCGTCAAGCTCAATCCCGAGACGCAGGTCGTCGCCACGCTGGGCTCAAAAGAAGGCTTCGCCAACATGGCGCAGGCGATCACCGCTCCGGGCGACGTCGTTCTGTGTCCGAACCCGACCTATCCGATCCATGCCTTCGGATTCCTGATGGCCGGCGGCGTCATCCGTTCGATCTCGGTCGAGCCGGACGAGAGCTTCTTCCCGCCGCTTGAGCGCGCCGTGAAGCACTCGATCCCGAAGCCCCTGGCGCTGATCCTCAACTATCCGTCCAATCCGACCGCCCAGGTCGCCACGCTCGATTTCTATAAGGACGTTATCGCCTTCGCGAAGAAGCACGACATCATCGTGCTGTCGGACCTGGCCTATTCGGAAATCTACTTCGACGACGTGCCGCCGCCCTCGGTCCTGGAAGTGCCGGGCGCGATCGACGTCACGGTCGAATTCACCTCGATGTCGAAGACGTTTTCGATGCCCGGCTGGCGGATGGGCTTCGCCGTCGGCAACGAGCGCCTGATCGCGGCGCTGACGCGGGTGAAGTCCTATCTCGATTACGGCGCCTTCACGCCGATCCAGGTGGCCGCGACCCAGGCGTTGAACGGCGACGGCAGCGACATCGCCGAGGTGCGCAACATCTACAAGCGCCGCCGCGACGTGATGGTCGACAGCTTCGGCAAGGCCGGCTTCGAAGTGCCGCCGCCGCCGGCGACGATGTTCGCCTGGGCGAAGATCCCCGAGAAGTTCCGCCACCTCGGCTCGCTGGAGTTCTCCAAGCTGCTCGTCGAGAAGGCGGATGTCGCGGTGGCCCCCGGCATCGGCTTCGGCGAGCAGGGCGACGATTATGTCCGCCTGGCGCTCGTCGAGAACGAGCACCGCATCCGCCAGGCGGCGCGCAACATCAAGCGCTTCCTGTCGACGGCGGATGAGACGATGCACAATGTCGTCTCGCTGAATGCACATCGGTAG